One Desulfolucanica intricata genomic region harbors:
- a CDS encoding RAMP superfamily CRISPR-associated protein, whose translation MSEFQIKMEIKSPTLLGSGEGLGSIIDTDIVYDNYGLPYIPARRLKGLLRESAIEVQEMFILSGIRQLSSINVDFVFGRRGSIKGAPVSFRNLHLENYDKAVNWLEWAFKNLDNVISRDTVLDRFTEIRQRTAINKEGTAEESSLRTIRVLKAGYIFQGNIHLEEDDQNILSLLAFACANLRHVGSNRTRGLGEVSCSLWQNQKNLTQSEIENLKEEVCRV comes from the coding sequence ATGAGTGAGTTTCAAATAAAAATGGAAATAAAATCCCCTACTTTATTGGGTTCAGGTGAGGGATTAGGGTCAATTATCGATACGGATATTGTTTATGATAATTATGGATTACCCTATATTCCTGCTAGAAGATTAAAGGGTTTGCTGAGGGAGAGTGCAATAGAGGTTCAGGAAATGTTTATTTTGTCGGGTATCCGTCAGCTGTCTAGCATAAATGTGGACTTTGTTTTTGGCAGGAGAGGTAGTATAAAAGGGGCGCCGGTTAGTTTCCGCAATCTGCATCTTGAAAATTACGATAAGGCCGTAAATTGGCTAGAATGGGCCTTTAAGAACCTCGATAATGTGATATCACGTGACACTGTACTTGACAGATTTACAGAAATACGTCAACGAACCGCAATAAATAAGGAAGGTACCGCGGAAGAAAGCAGTTTACGAACAATAAGGGTTTTGAAAGCAGGATATATTTTTCAGGGAAATATTCATCTGGAAGAAGATGATCAAAATATACTTAGTTTGTTAGCATTTGCATGTGCAAATCTAAGACATGTCGGCAGTAACCGTACCCGAGGTTTGGGGGAAGTATCCTGTTCCCTTTGGCAGAACCAGAAAAACCTGACACAGTCTGAGATAGAAAACCTGAAAGAGGAGGTTTGCCGTGTATAA
- a CDS encoding Card1-like endonuclease domain-containing protein, with translation MQYNFTDLVLLIGTNTLPNYVVAKYFIMENQGLKKIWVVHSEATPNQVGTKDLAQNIAEVLREEFNKKIQIEYISLEDISSAEKIMLNIKNKLIKKLSGKNNSAHLNYTGGTKAMAVHVYRVLERELGSKCSFSYLDARDFKIKDDYYQAVTTDLRKNIGISLNNLMKLHGYKKLDEQDNPDWIDALNYFSKLINKEKLSIYLKWVSNCLQKYYYWDSNFIKQSSKFLYHNQLINNNNELDLNRIKTLKQEFKNRTPHEVMELLKRIPKKYSLLDENGEMWIPDLNTNNKSYSNRLKDSIVNFLHGKWLEAYIFKFLKDKISSDNYLSEKDIPMELNWVITKGTSKFELDVIVINGYQICGISCTTSKNQSLCKEKGFEVLYRVKQIGGEEAKAILITCLPEEQVLSLDEDLSTITGSRDKKLLIIGISKLNDGLLWEELSRHIWG, from the coding sequence ATGCAATATAACTTCACAGACTTAGTGTTGTTAATAGGCACTAATACATTGCCTAACTATGTAGTTGCTAAATATTTTATTATGGAGAACCAGGGACTAAAAAAAATATGGGTTGTACACTCTGAAGCAACACCGAATCAGGTAGGTACAAAAGATTTAGCCCAAAATATTGCTGAGGTATTGAGAGAAGAATTCAATAAAAAGATTCAGATAGAATATATATCCTTAGAAGACATAAGTTCAGCCGAAAAAATAATGTTAAATATTAAGAATAAATTAATTAAAAAGTTGTCCGGTAAAAATAACAGTGCTCATTTAAATTATACTGGCGGTACAAAAGCAATGGCTGTTCATGTTTACAGAGTATTGGAAAGAGAATTGGGAAGTAAATGTTCTTTTTCTTATTTAGATGCCAGAGATTTTAAAATAAAGGATGACTATTACCAAGCAGTAACAACGGATTTAAGAAAGAATATTGGTATTTCTTTGAATAATTTAATGAAGTTACATGGTTACAAAAAACTTGATGAACAGGATAATCCAGATTGGATAGATGCACTGAATTATTTCAGCAAACTGATAAACAAGGAAAAATTATCCATATATCTTAAGTGGGTAAGTAATTGTTTGCAAAAATATTATTATTGGGATTCAAATTTTATAAAACAAAGCTCTAAATTTTTATATCATAATCAATTAATAAATAATAATAATGAGCTTGACTTAAACAGAATTAAAACATTAAAACAGGAATTTAAGAATAGAACACCTCATGAAGTTATGGAACTTTTAAAAAGAATACCTAAAAAGTATTCACTGTTGGATGAAAACGGAGAGATGTGGATACCTGACCTTAATACAAACAACAAATCATATAGCAATCGGCTTAAGGACTCCATAGTGAATTTTTTGCACGGTAAGTGGCTGGAGGCTTATATCTTTAAATTTTTAAAAGATAAAATTAGCAGTGATAACTATTTAAGCGAGAAAGACATTCCTATGGAACTCAACTGGGTAATAACAAAAGGGACAAGTAAGTTTGAACTTGATGTAATCGTTATAAATGGATACCAGATTTGTGGTATATCTTGTACTACTTCTAAAAATCAAAGTCTTTGTAAAGAAAAAGGTTTTGAGGTTTTATACAGGGTAAAACAAATCGGTGGTGAGGAAGCAAAAGCGATTTTGATTACTTGTCTTCCTGAAGAACAAGTATTAAGTTTGGATGAAGATTTGTCAACCATTACCGGTTCACGGGATAAGAAATTATTGATTATAGGTATTTCTAAGCTCAATGATGGATTATTGTGGGAAGAGCTTAGTCGACATATATGGGGATAG
- a CDS encoding DUF559 domain-containing protein: MECDGAMFHSARSAKERDIYRQRFLESKGWHIARIWSKNWWKNPAKEIQKVKKLIETICNE; the protein is encoded by the coding sequence ATTGAATGTGATGGTGCAATGTTTCATAGTGCCAGGTCTGCCAAGGAGCGGGACATTTACAGGCAGAGATTTTTAGAAAGTAAAGGCTGGCATATTGCACGTATTTGGAGCAAAAACTGGTGGAAAAACCCCGCAAAAGAAATACAAAAGGTTAAAAAGCTAATTGAGACCATTTGTAACGAATGA